TTGGAGGAATATCGTGGCTAACCATAAGTCTGCCATCAAACGTCACAAGCAGAGCCTGCAGCGCGCCGTCCGCAATCGCGCCGCCCGCACCCGCGTGAAAAACGCCATCAAGGAAGTGCGTGCCGCCATTCAGAACAAGGACAAGGCGCAGGCCACCACGGCCCTGAGCGCTGCCGCTTCCGTGCTGGCCAAGGCCGCGGGCAAGGGTGCCCTG
The nucleotide sequence above comes from uncultured Desulfovibrio sp.. Encoded proteins:
- the rpsT gene encoding 30S ribosomal protein S20, with product MANHKSAIKRHKQSLQRAVRNRAARTRVKNAIKEVRAAIQNKDKAQATTALSAAASVLAKAAGKGALHWKKAARKVSRLSRAINGIEAA